From a region of the Geothrix sp. 21YS21S-2 genome:
- a CDS encoding arginase family protein produces MHPEALLTALRTGLTPFLGLPLQLEPSPVPGVVLGAPFDGGVLNRPGARMGPWALRAATLGLGRAAMPFRLQGHDLGGRTLAALDWVDGGNIPTRPFSIAEALGAVEEAVNGWVVEGARTLLLGGDHLMTLGALRAHARRRGPLGLLHLDAHPDAGTGEVWGTGHHHGTWLRSAIQEGLVDPRHTVQLGVRAPRFDSEEIVFLLNAGVRMWTPMDLKDPRLLSQLQGDIARVGQVPAYVSVDLDVLDPAFCPAVAEPVPGGLSVLDVFTLLACLRNVAWVGADIMELAPTLPGADDSARVAAHIALQLLS; encoded by the coding sequence ATGCATCCGGAAGCTCTGCTCACGGCCCTGCGCACGGGCCTCACCCCCTTCCTGGGCCTGCCCCTCCAGTTGGAGCCCTCTCCCGTGCCCGGCGTCGTGCTGGGAGCCCCCTTCGACGGCGGCGTCCTCAACCGCCCCGGGGCGCGCATGGGGCCCTGGGCCCTGCGGGCGGCCACCCTGGGCCTGGGGCGCGCGGCCATGCCGTTCCGGCTCCAGGGCCACGACCTGGGGGGCCGGACCCTGGCGGCCCTGGACTGGGTGGACGGCGGCAACATCCCCACCCGGCCCTTCAGCATCGCCGAGGCGCTGGGCGCGGTGGAGGAGGCGGTCAACGGGTGGGTCGTCGAGGGGGCCCGGACCCTCCTCCTGGGCGGCGACCACCTCATGACCCTGGGCGCCCTGCGCGCCCATGCCCGCAGGCGCGGGCCCCTGGGCCTCCTGCACCTGGACGCCCACCCCGACGCCGGCACGGGCGAGGTCTGGGGGACCGGGCACCACCACGGCACCTGGCTCCGGAGCGCGATCCAGGAAGGCCTGGTGGACCCCCGGCACACGGTGCAGCTGGGGGTCCGCGCCCCCCGCTTCGACAGCGAGGAGATCGTCTTCCTCCTCAACGCCGGCGTGCGCATGTGGACGCCCATGGACCTCAAGGACCCGCGGCTCCTGTCGCAGCTCCAGGGCGACATCGCCCGGGTGGGCCAGGTGCCGGCCTACGTGAGCGTGGACCTGGACGTGCTGGACCCCGCCTTCTGCCCCGCCGTGGCCGAGCCCGTCCCCGGCGGCCTCTCGGTGCTGGACGTCTTCACCCTGCTGGCCTGCCTCCGGAACGTGGCGTGGGTCGGCGCCGACATCATGGAACTGGCCCCCACCCTCCCCGGCGCGGACGACAGCGCCCGGGTGGCGGCCCACATCGCCCTTCAACTGCTCAGCTAG
- a CDS encoding lysophospholipid acyltransferase family protein yields the protein MNYPAGHPAPALRLLGALGGAALASGAMGWRSRPQWALHCWARRLLRRLGVEATLAAPVPEGGQLWVSNHLSWLDPVVFLSLRPSGALAKAEVAAYPLIGSGARKAGLRFVDRDSLFSRAAALKTLRRDLRGGLPFLLFPEGTTTAGDLAPLREGGLRMAYRLGIPVLPFRLAGADPHYPWVGDATLLPHLQGLARARRTRITVLPGEVLEPAAFASEDGFVDSIRRHLNGDCCPFPPGPGRGPVARG from the coding sequence GTGAACTACCCCGCCGGCCACCCCGCGCCCGCCCTTCGGCTCCTGGGCGCCCTGGGCGGGGCGGCCCTGGCCAGCGGCGCCATGGGCTGGCGCAGCCGTCCCCAGTGGGCCCTGCACTGCTGGGCCCGCCGGCTCCTGCGCCGCCTGGGGGTGGAGGCCACCCTCGCCGCGCCCGTGCCCGAGGGCGGCCAGCTGTGGGTCTCGAACCACCTCAGCTGGCTGGACCCCGTCGTCTTCCTCAGCCTGCGCCCCAGCGGAGCCCTGGCCAAGGCCGAGGTTGCAGCCTATCCCCTCATCGGTTCCGGGGCCCGCAAGGCGGGCCTGCGCTTCGTGGACCGCGACAGCCTCTTCAGCCGCGCCGCCGCCCTCAAGACGTTGCGCCGGGACCTGCGGGGCGGCCTGCCCTTCCTCCTCTTCCCCGAAGGCACCACCACCGCCGGGGACCTCGCACCCCTGCGCGAAGGCGGCCTGCGCATGGCCTACCGCCTGGGCATCCCGGTGCTGCCGTTCCGCCTGGCGGGCGCCGATCCGCACTACCCCTGGGTGGGCGACGCGACGCTGCTGCCGCACCTGCAGGGCCTGGCCCGGGCCAGGCGCACGCGGATCACGGTGCTGCCGGGGGAGGTCCTGGAGCCCGCCGCCTTTGCCAGCGAGGACGGGTTCGTGGATTCCATCCGCCGCCACCTGAACGGGGATTGTTGCCCTTTCCCCCCTGGACCTGGTCGAGGGCCTGTCGCCCGCGGTTGA
- a CDS encoding MFS transporter, with amino-acid sequence MQPDDPKPATLVVRVVMAISFCHFLNDMMQSLIPAMYPILKSSFQLSFSQVGLIALTGQLTASLLQPVVGLVTDRRPQPFSLPVGMGFTLGGLLLLARAPSFGLILVAVALMGMGSAVLHPESSRVARMASGGRHGLAQSLFQVGGNAGGALGPLLAAFFILPRGRTSIAWFALAALLAMGVLLKVGGWYRRRAQGHLASAGSHPPSPLGRRKVAASLAILMALIFSKYFYLASLTSYYTFYLMSRFHVSVQNAQIHLFVFLGAVAAGTVAGGPVGDRIGRKYVIWVSILGILPFTLLLPRANLFWTGVLSVVIGLVLASAFSAILVYAQELVPGRVGTISGLFFGFAFGMGGIGAALLGRLADLTDIFFVYKVCSFLPLIGLLAWFLPDLEKRSMAAHRGVPAEPEAVAGN; translated from the coding sequence ATGCAGCCTGACGACCCCAAGCCAGCCACACTCGTTGTGAGGGTCGTCATGGCCATCAGCTTCTGCCACTTCCTCAACGATATGATGCAGTCGCTCATCCCGGCCATGTATCCCATCCTGAAGAGTTCCTTCCAACTGAGTTTTTCCCAGGTGGGGCTCATCGCCCTTACGGGCCAGCTCACGGCCTCCCTGCTGCAACCGGTGGTGGGGCTGGTGACGGACCGCCGGCCCCAGCCCTTCTCCCTGCCGGTGGGGATGGGGTTCACCCTGGGGGGGCTCCTGCTGCTCGCGCGGGCCCCCTCCTTCGGCCTGATCCTGGTGGCGGTGGCCCTCATGGGGATGGGTTCCGCGGTCCTGCACCCGGAGTCCAGCCGGGTGGCGCGCATGGCTTCGGGCGGGCGGCACGGCCTGGCCCAGAGCCTCTTCCAGGTCGGCGGCAACGCCGGCGGCGCCCTGGGGCCCCTGCTGGCAGCCTTCTTCATCCTTCCACGGGGCCGGACCAGCATCGCCTGGTTCGCCCTGGCGGCCCTCCTGGCCATGGGGGTGCTCCTCAAGGTGGGAGGCTGGTACCGCCGCAGGGCCCAGGGGCACCTGGCATCGGCCGGGTCCCATCCCCCTTCCCCGCTGGGCCGGCGCAAGGTGGCGGCCTCCCTGGCCATCCTCATGGCCCTCATCTTCTCCAAGTACTTCTATCTGGCCAGCCTCACCAGCTACTACACCTTCTATCTCATGAGCCGCTTCCATGTTTCGGTGCAGAACGCGCAGATCCATCTCTTCGTGTTCCTGGGCGCCGTGGCCGCGGGCACCGTGGCGGGGGGGCCCGTGGGGGACCGCATCGGCCGCAAATACGTGATCTGGGTGTCCATCCTGGGCATCCTGCCCTTCACTCTCCTGCTGCCGCGGGCGAACCTCTTCTGGACCGGGGTGCTTTCGGTGGTCATCGGGCTGGTGCTGGCCTCGGCCTTCTCGGCCATCCTCGTCTACGCCCAGGAACTGGTGCCGGGGCGGGTGGGGACCATCTCGGGACTCTTTTTCGGATTCGCCTTCGGCATGGGCGGCATCGGCGCGGCCCTGCTGGGGCGCCTGGCGGATCTCACGGATATCTTCTTCGTGTACAAGGTCTGTTCCTTCCTGCCACTCATCGGTCTCCTGGCCTGGTTCCTGCCCGACCTCGAAAAGCGCTCCATGGCGGCGCACCGGGGTGTTCCGGCCGAGCCCGAGGCTGTCGCCGGGAACTGA
- a CDS encoding serine/threonine-protein kinase produces MAWTGAGLPPQSSHDEPTLADTVAERPLTLPEWLGQAEDQPGRQVGRFVLGPLLGEGGMGRVYQAYDASLHRIVALKLVRNQDPQILARFEQEARAQARVDHPNICKVYEVGHFEGVPFIAMQYVEGGNLAQRGPGLDLRDKVRIITLAAGALEAAHQAGLIHRDIKPSNIMLEDRPEGVTPFLMDFGLAREQEGGSLTIDEQVLGTPAYMAPEQAMGVSGRIDARADVYALGATFFFLLANRPPFRGPSAAQTLVALSGDEAPGLRTLVPDLPQDLAVIVHKCLEKEPDRRYASARLLAEDLGRFSQGEPILARAPSLFYLVGKKARKHKVATLVLALAALLGATASAWNVRTTLRARAQTELARRFGEQVKDLEWSLRLAHLLPCHDLGRDLARVRRAMGAIRAEMAAQPGLAEAPGAYALGRGHLVLGEYPEARRELLRAWQLGARGPQVAQALGSALGELYRRGLEEAEREPIGDARTALRLELERKFRDPALEYIRLAGDEPYLKGLLAYYEGRNGDAARLAREALDADPALFEAHKLMGDAALDEAETAFQRGLAQEAAAAAAHAADAFGTALTIARSHRELYLAEARRCVLALKLAHQRTGTLDRSRLDEALARVDQALVCDPTASGTQLVLAQIWSTWAEALRHRGQSPMEANGKALEAARRAALTDPGTGPLIVMAALQRSNAEYIRYHGGDPDPWIQGASAHFQRAADLEPGNTTVLRGHILLCFVAADDARRKGRDPRATVEAGLALGAKLVELQPGLASNHDWVGGLAGAEAEYLLDHGRDPGPWFSRSLEAFGKAMAINPRDQPLLNNAAYYTARLGQWELETGRPSGPTLARALDFARRTVLLDPKASLGYGTCALAARVMAEQELKAGRNPMPFVREGEAACVKGEAQDPTFYDNPLQAGLLALVEARWLASQHTSPEPALSSALARLERARTLNRFPGWETDLALARGQLLGADLLPARAAALRAAAKKLMAGVARRDPGLQPLRDLEAAAGGRTPPSRTT; encoded by the coding sequence TTGGCGTGGACCGGTGCCGGACTTCCTCCGCAGTCCTCCCATGACGAACCCACCCTCGCGGATACCGTGGCGGAACGCCCCCTGACCCTGCCCGAGTGGCTTGGACAGGCCGAAGATCAACCGGGGCGCCAGGTGGGGCGCTTCGTCCTGGGCCCGCTGCTGGGGGAGGGCGGCATGGGGCGGGTCTACCAGGCCTACGACGCCTCCCTCCACCGGATCGTGGCCCTCAAACTGGTCAGGAACCAGGATCCCCAGATCCTGGCCCGCTTCGAGCAGGAAGCCCGGGCCCAGGCGCGGGTGGACCACCCGAACATCTGCAAGGTCTACGAAGTGGGCCACTTCGAGGGGGTCCCCTTCATCGCCATGCAGTACGTCGAAGGCGGCAACCTGGCCCAGCGGGGGCCGGGCCTGGACCTCCGCGACAAGGTCCGGATCATCACCCTGGCCGCAGGCGCACTGGAGGCCGCCCACCAGGCCGGGCTCATCCACCGGGATATCAAGCCTTCCAATATCATGCTGGAGGACCGCCCCGAAGGCGTGACGCCCTTCCTGATGGACTTCGGGCTGGCCCGGGAACAGGAGGGCGGGTCCCTCACCATCGATGAGCAGGTGCTGGGCACCCCGGCGTACATGGCTCCGGAGCAGGCCATGGGCGTCTCCGGGCGCATCGACGCCCGGGCCGACGTCTACGCCTTGGGCGCCACCTTCTTCTTCCTGCTTGCCAACCGTCCCCCCTTCCGGGGACCCAGCGCCGCCCAGACCCTGGTCGCCCTGTCCGGGGACGAGGCGCCCGGCCTGCGGACGCTGGTGCCGGACCTGCCGCAGGACCTGGCCGTCATCGTGCACAAGTGCCTGGAGAAGGAACCGGACCGGCGGTACGCCAGCGCCCGCCTCCTGGCCGAGGACCTGGGCCGGTTCAGCCAGGGCGAGCCCATCCTGGCCCGGGCGCCCTCGCTGTTCTACCTGGTGGGCAAGAAGGCCCGCAAGCACAAGGTGGCCACCCTCGTCCTCGCCCTGGCCGCGTTGCTGGGTGCGACCGCCTCCGCCTGGAACGTGCGCACCACCCTCAGGGCCCGGGCCCAGACGGAGCTGGCCCGCCGGTTCGGGGAGCAGGTGAAGGACCTGGAGTGGTCCCTGCGCCTGGCCCATCTCCTCCCCTGCCATGACCTCGGCCGGGACCTGGCCCGGGTGAGGCGGGCCATGGGGGCCATCCGGGCCGAAATGGCCGCCCAGCCGGGTCTGGCGGAGGCGCCGGGCGCCTATGCCCTGGGGCGGGGTCACCTGGTGCTGGGCGAATACCCGGAGGCCCGGCGCGAACTGCTGCGCGCCTGGCAGCTGGGTGCCCGCGGGCCGCAGGTGGCGCAGGCGCTGGGGTCCGCCTTGGGGGAGCTCTACCGCCGGGGCCTGGAAGAGGCCGAGCGCGAGCCCATCGGGGACGCCCGCACGGCCTTGAGGCTGGAGCTGGAGCGGAAATTCCGGGATCCGGCCCTGGAGTACATCCGCCTGGCCGGGGACGAACCCTACCTGAAGGGCCTGCTCGCCTATTATGAAGGGCGCAACGGGGATGCGGCGCGCCTGGCCCGGGAGGCCCTGGACGCGGACCCGGCCTTGTTCGAAGCGCACAAGCTCATGGGCGACGCCGCCCTGGACGAGGCCGAGACGGCCTTCCAGCGCGGACTCGCGCAGGAGGCGGCCGCGGCCGCGGCGCATGCGGCGGACGCCTTCGGAACCGCCCTGACCATCGCCCGGAGCCATCGGGAACTCTACCTGGCGGAGGCGCGCCGCTGCGTGCTGGCACTGAAGCTTGCCCACCAGCGCACCGGAACCCTGGACCGGTCCCGTCTGGACGAGGCCCTGGCCCGGGTGGACCAGGCCCTGGTCTGCGACCCCACCGCCTCCGGCACCCAGCTCGTGCTGGCGCAGATCTGGAGCACCTGGGCCGAGGCCCTCCGGCACCGGGGGCAGTCGCCCATGGAGGCCAACGGCAAGGCCCTGGAGGCCGCCCGCAGGGCGGCGCTGACCGATCCCGGCACGGGCCCCCTGATCGTGATGGCGGCCCTCCAGCGCTCCAACGCCGAGTACATCCGGTACCACGGGGGCGATCCGGACCCCTGGATCCAGGGCGCCTCGGCCCACTTCCAGCGGGCCGCCGACCTGGAGCCGGGCAACACCACGGTCCTGCGCGGCCACATCCTGCTCTGCTTCGTGGCCGCCGACGACGCCCGGCGCAAGGGCAGGGACCCCCGGGCCACGGTGGAGGCGGGCCTCGCCCTGGGTGCGAAGCTGGTGGAACTGCAGCCGGGCCTGGCCAGCAACCACGACTGGGTGGGCGGCCTGGCGGGAGCCGAGGCCGAGTATCTCCTGGATCACGGGCGTGACCCCGGCCCCTGGTTCAGCCGGTCCCTGGAAGCCTTCGGGAAGGCCATGGCCATCAACCCCCGGGACCAGCCACTCCTGAACAACGCAGCCTATTACACGGCACGGCTCGGCCAGTGGGAGCTGGAGACCGGGCGGCCTTCGGGCCCGACCCTGGCCCGTGCCCTGGACTTCGCCCGCCGCACGGTGCTCCTGGACCCCAAGGCCAGCCTCGGGTACGGCACCTGCGCCCTGGCGGCGCGGGTGATGGCCGAGCAGGAGCTGAAGGCGGGCCGGAACCCCATGCCCTTCGTGCGGGAGGGGGAGGCCGCCTGTGTGAAGGGCGAGGCCCAGGATCCGACGTTCTACGACAACCCCCTCCAGGCGGGCCTCCTCGCCCTGGTGGAAGCCCGTTGGCTCGCATCCCAGCACACCTCGCCGGAACCGGCCCTCTCCTCGGCCCTGGCGCGGCTGGAGCGGGCCCGGACCCTGAACCGGTTCCCCGGGTGGGAAACGGACCTGGCCCTGGCCCGGGGCCAGCTGCTGGGGGCGGACCTGCTTCCGGCCCGGGCCGCGGCGCTGCGGGCGGCCGCGAAAAAGCTGATGGCGGGGGTGGCGCGCAGGGATCCCGGGCTGCAGCCGCTGCGGGACCTGGAAGCCGCCGCGGGCGGCAGGACCCCGCCCAGCCGGACGACCTGA
- a CDS encoding outer membrane protein translates to MKSLVLSTLILGATSLSAADFTGGVQLGPAFPQGDMKLLTDGNTGAQLVLFGRWDLGGGHALRARLDGTSAKGTPSSFNTPVGKVVNGPRAEVTSTLGTLGADYLYYVDGTTGKGFYAGGGLAFGSSHVELELPLLGGGYYKHGRSSDALAYGLYAGYQFNSHWSVELTYRASTFKADITVGNSVGSFKYSMPMVALVAGYTF, encoded by the coding sequence ATGAAGTCGCTCGTCCTTTCGACCCTCATCCTCGGTGCCACCTCCCTTTCCGCCGCGGACTTCACCGGCGGCGTGCAACTCGGGCCCGCCTTCCCCCAAGGGGACATGAAGCTCCTCACGGACGGCAACACCGGAGCCCAGCTGGTCCTCTTCGGCCGCTGGGACCTGGGCGGCGGCCACGCCCTCCGCGCACGGCTGGACGGCACCTCCGCCAAGGGCACCCCCAGCTCGTTCAACACTCCGGTCGGGAAGGTGGTCAACGGGCCGCGGGCCGAGGTGACCTCCACGCTTGGAACGTTGGGGGCGGACTACCTCTACTACGTCGACGGGACGACCGGCAAAGGCTTCTATGCGGGCGGCGGCCTGGCCTTCGGTTCCAGCCACGTGGAGCTGGAACTGCCCCTGCTCGGGGGAGGCTACTACAAGCATGGCCGTTCTTCGGATGCCCTGGCCTACGGCCTCTACGCCGGCTACCAGTTCAATTCGCACTGGAGCGTGGAACTGACCTACCGCGCCTCGACCTTCAAGGCGGACATCACGGTCGGCAACAGCGTCGGCTCCTTCAAATACAGCATGCCGATGGTGGCCCTGGTGGCCGGGTACACCTTCTAG
- a CDS encoding peptide chain release factor 3, giving the protein MHLNEEIKRRRTFAIISHPDAGKTTLTEKLLLYSGAIDRAGSVKGREGAGHAQSDWMEIEQERGISVTSAAMQFEYQDHVINLLDTPGHQDFSEDTYRALTAADSVVMLLDCAKGVEEQTKKLFRVARERALPIFTFVNKLDRPGREPVELIDEVEELFGLHAVPMTWPIGSGTDFKGVYVRATGQIQVFERTKAGRKARVAGEGGLDDPEIKALLTPAELQQLRDDVDLMDHVLPPFDMEEFLAGRQSPLFFGSALNNFGVAEFLEEFLAMAPAPHARPLMDGGEVPVDAPFTAFVFKVQANMNKAHRDRVAFARIVSGRFERGMDALHVRGAKSIKLNYPHMFFGRERVIVDEAFPGDILGLINPGMFRIGDVLSAAGPVEFHAVPRFSPEQFVSVRLADPGARKGFLKGVQQIAEEGVVQVFWPRGGAPLPILGAVGRLQFDVLQHRLKTEYACPVIMEPRSFQMARWLQGGWPEPSRFWGELVEDADGNPAILFENDWQRRTTKEKNPDLTFLDHPQ; this is encoded by the coding sequence ATGCATCTGAACGAAGAAATCAAGCGCCGACGCACCTTCGCCATCATCAGCCACCCCGACGCGGGCAAGACCACCCTCACGGAAAAACTCCTGCTCTACAGCGGCGCCATCGACCGAGCCGGCAGCGTCAAGGGCCGCGAAGGGGCGGGCCACGCCCAGAGCGACTGGATGGAGATCGAGCAGGAGCGCGGCATCTCCGTCACCTCCGCCGCCATGCAGTTCGAGTACCAGGACCACGTCATCAACCTCCTGGACACCCCCGGCCACCAGGACTTCAGCGAGGACACCTACCGCGCCCTGACCGCAGCCGACAGCGTCGTGATGCTCCTGGACTGCGCCAAGGGCGTGGAAGAGCAGACCAAGAAGCTCTTCCGCGTGGCCCGTGAGCGGGCCCTGCCGATTTTCACCTTCGTGAACAAGCTGGACCGCCCCGGGCGGGAGCCGGTGGAACTCATCGACGAGGTGGAGGAGCTCTTCGGCCTGCACGCCGTGCCCATGACCTGGCCCATCGGTTCGGGCACGGACTTCAAGGGCGTCTATGTGCGCGCCACCGGCCAGATCCAGGTGTTCGAGCGGACCAAGGCCGGCCGCAAGGCCCGCGTGGCCGGGGAAGGGGGCCTGGACGACCCCGAGATCAAGGCCCTGCTCACCCCCGCCGAGCTCCAGCAGCTGCGCGACGACGTGGACCTCATGGACCACGTGCTGCCCCCCTTCGACATGGAGGAATTCCTCGCCGGGCGGCAGTCGCCGCTCTTCTTCGGCAGCGCCCTGAACAACTTCGGCGTGGCCGAATTCCTGGAGGAGTTCCTCGCCATGGCCCCGGCGCCCCACGCCCGCCCCCTCATGGACGGCGGCGAAGTGCCGGTGGACGCCCCCTTCACGGCCTTCGTCTTCAAGGTGCAGGCCAACATGAACAAGGCCCACCGGGACCGGGTGGCCTTCGCCCGCATCGTCTCGGGCCGCTTCGAGCGGGGCATGGACGCCCTCCACGTGCGCGGCGCCAAGAGCATCAAGCTCAACTACCCCCACATGTTCTTCGGCCGCGAGCGGGTCATCGTGGACGAGGCCTTCCCCGGGGACATCCTGGGTCTGATCAACCCCGGCATGTTCCGCATCGGGGACGTGCTGAGCGCCGCGGGCCCCGTGGAGTTCCACGCCGTGCCGCGCTTTTCCCCCGAGCAGTTCGTCTCCGTTCGCCTGGCGGATCCCGGGGCCCGCAAGGGCTTCCTGAAGGGCGTGCAGCAGATTGCCGAGGAGGGCGTGGTGCAGGTGTTCTGGCCCCGGGGCGGCGCGCCCCTGCCCATCCTGGGCGCCGTGGGCCGCCTGCAGTTCGACGTGCTCCAGCACCGCCTCAAGACCGAGTACGCCTGCCCGGTGATCATGGAGCCCCGCAGCTTCCAGATGGCCCGGTGGCTCCAGGGCGGCTGGCCCGAGCCCAGCCGGTTCTGGGGGGAGCTGGTCGAGGATGCCGACGGCAACCCCGCCATCCTCTTCGAGAACGACTGGCAGCGCCGCACCACCAAGGAGAAGAACCCCGACCTCACCTTCCTGGATCATCCGCAGTAG